One genomic region from Actinocatenispora thailandica encodes:
- a CDS encoding fucose isomerase has translation MTRYRFPEPTPVPTAAPQTVYLVANGDLRPAANVTCWPVQQKLEADLSRAVSALGWTIRRAHRVDEAAGHGFIDSQRRGIEVFRDVPPDAPLIVAEAVWQYSHHLLAGLRSHRGPVLVVANWDGGFPGLVGLLNLTASLTKAGVAHSSLWSVDFTDDWAVSGLRTWLATGILEHPTDHVRDLPALDETAEEVRLGRALAAELVRRKAIVGVFDEGCMGMYNAIIDDELLNPLGIYKERLSQSTLVAEMARVDDAEADAVRAWLDAAGLRFHTGTDEATELTDAQVHSQLKMYVAALRIADDFGLDAVGIQYQQGLKDTVPASDLAEGLLNNVARPPVRSRDGSRELYPGVALPHFNEVDEGVAVDALVTNRIWTAMRLDPATTLHDVRWGEEYDGEFVWTFMISGSVPASHHGGYDRSYSRRQPPMFFPLGGGTLSGCSKPGEIVWSRVYVAGGVLHADLGRGHVADLPAAETNRRLALTNPEWPIMHAVLHGVSRNQFMAKHKANHVQVAYAPDATTADRALTVKAALFAELGVTVHLCGDVALAAAEPMAAR, from the coding sequence ATGACCCGCTATCGGTTCCCGGAGCCCACCCCCGTACCCACCGCGGCGCCGCAGACCGTGTACCTGGTCGCCAACGGTGATCTGCGGCCCGCGGCGAACGTCACCTGCTGGCCGGTGCAACAGAAGCTGGAGGCGGATCTGTCCCGCGCGGTGTCCGCGCTGGGCTGGACGATCCGGCGCGCGCACCGGGTCGACGAGGCGGCCGGGCACGGCTTCATCGACAGCCAGCGACGCGGCATCGAGGTGTTCCGCGACGTACCGCCGGACGCGCCGCTGATCGTCGCCGAGGCGGTGTGGCAGTACAGCCACCACCTGCTCGCCGGGTTGCGCTCGCACCGCGGCCCGGTCCTGGTGGTCGCCAACTGGGACGGCGGCTTCCCCGGCCTGGTCGGGCTGCTCAACCTGACCGCGAGCCTGACCAAGGCCGGGGTGGCGCACTCGTCGTTGTGGAGCGTGGACTTCACCGACGACTGGGCCGTGTCCGGCCTCCGGACCTGGCTCGCCACCGGGATCCTGGAGCACCCGACCGACCACGTCCGAGACCTGCCGGCGCTCGACGAGACCGCCGAGGAGGTCCGGCTCGGTCGTGCCCTCGCCGCGGAACTGGTGCGGCGCAAGGCGATCGTCGGGGTGTTCGACGAGGGCTGCATGGGCATGTACAACGCGATCATCGACGACGAGCTGCTCAACCCGCTCGGCATCTACAAGGAGCGGCTGTCGCAGTCCACGCTGGTGGCCGAGATGGCCCGGGTCGACGACGCGGAGGCGGACGCGGTCCGCGCCTGGCTCGACGCCGCCGGTCTGCGCTTCCACACCGGTACCGACGAGGCGACCGAACTGACCGACGCGCAGGTGCACAGCCAGCTGAAGATGTACGTGGCGGCGCTGCGGATCGCCGACGACTTCGGGCTGGACGCGGTCGGCATCCAGTACCAGCAGGGGTTGAAGGACACCGTGCCGGCCAGCGACCTGGCCGAGGGGCTGCTCAACAACGTGGCCCGGCCGCCGGTGCGCAGCCGGGACGGCTCCCGCGAGCTGTACCCGGGTGTTGCGTTGCCGCACTTCAACGAGGTGGACGAGGGTGTCGCGGTGGACGCGCTGGTCACCAACCGGATCTGGACCGCGATGCGGCTGGACCCGGCGACCACGCTGCACGACGTGCGGTGGGGCGAGGAGTACGACGGCGAGTTCGTCTGGACGTTCATGATCTCCGGTTCGGTGCCGGCCTCGCACCACGGCGGCTACGACAGGTCGTACAGCAGGCGGCAGCCGCCGATGTTCTTCCCGCTCGGCGGCGGCACCCTGTCCGGGTGCAGCAAGCCGGGCGAGATCGTCTGGTCCCGGGTGTACGTGGCCGGGGGCGTGCTGCACGCCGACCTCGGCCGGGGACACGTCGCCGACCTGCCGGCGGCCGAGACCAACCGCCGGCTTGCCCTGACCAACCCGGAGTGGCCGATCATGCACGCGGTGCTGCACGGGGTGTCCCGCAACCAGTTCATGGCCAAGCACAAGGCCAACCACGTGCAGGTGGCGTACGCGCCGGACGCGACCACCGCCGATCGCGCACTGACCGTCAAGGCGGCGCTGTTCGCCGAGCTGGGCGTCACCGTTCACCTGTGCGGCGACGTCGCTCTCGCCGCCGCCGAGCCGATGGCGGCCCGATGA
- a CDS encoding GH116 family glycosyl-hydrolase, which produces MSAGDVAPDATPPAVAGTPDAPRRAGRGAAPVPGPGYRCTPHDSTQRPHVALPLGGIGTGNVAICADGSLRQWQLHNIGNHAGALPGSFFAIRATSWEPPTDTVRVLQAPARESTGTPLVTDDEVADWQAELLARHPGVATVEFGGTYPFARLAYRDPDLPLSVSLEAFTPLVPGDVAASSIPAALFTFTLTNTQPYPVHGTLGAAVQNCVGWDGVSPIHGVDGAGYGGNTNRLFRDAEWTGVALENHTLAPDAPGAGQLVLAADDPAASALVQWRQPEEFLTFLGSRALADGTGRLANTGAANPDPQRHAPAAALGASPPGATWNAGLGVGFLLEPGERRTIRIALTWRFPNRYVNFEQFGPPRPQWGLSRFWLGNHYATVYPDAMAALDHVRRDWAGLRAASLSWPRTLDRSSLSDDAVTQFAAQLATVRSPTCFRGADGRFYGFEGVLGASTTMWSGAYGGSCPLNCNHVWNYAQALAAFFPGLERDMRRTEFEVMQAPAGYLPHRLIAPTYLRQLWDEPIGGPDTPALDGMLGAVLKTYREYRAFPAGAATSPGAASGSGAAAGSGAGLDWLRGYWPNLTRLLDHVERTWHTDGSGMLTGIQPSTHDIDLCGHNTFMGTLWLAALRAAETMAGLVGDDAAKRHYRALFETGSAAYDAALFNGEYYEQRLLPGDRPEFQWGSGCLSDQLIGQWWAHQLDLGHLLPAAHVRSALAAVVRHNLRHGFAGFDHPYRVFADGDDTGLLVCSWPRGGRPEVPTRYADEVWTGTEYQVAAHCLAEGLVEQGQAILAGLWGRYDGRRRNPYNEVECGDHYVRSLSGWSALQAMSGLRHDSLAGAWTFRIPDPAAPTLPFLTTDGYGLLSAGPDSSVSIECTGGTLHLRELRMTREAGPAGGAGATVGPAGARCLVAVDGVPVEAIGQGGPDEVRVAFPAAVRLAAGSTLTLTGVGQARG; this is translated from the coding sequence ATGAGCGCCGGCGACGTGGCGCCGGACGCGACGCCACCGGCGGTGGCCGGCACGCCGGACGCGCCGCGGCGGGCCGGCCGGGGCGCCGCGCCGGTGCCGGGTCCCGGCTACCGGTGCACGCCGCACGACTCGACGCAGCGTCCGCACGTGGCCCTCCCGCTGGGCGGCATCGGTACCGGCAACGTGGCGATCTGCGCCGACGGCTCGCTACGGCAGTGGCAGCTGCACAACATCGGCAACCACGCCGGCGCGCTGCCCGGGTCGTTCTTCGCGATCCGCGCCACCAGCTGGGAACCGCCGACCGATACGGTACGGGTTCTGCAGGCGCCGGCGCGCGAGTCGACCGGCACGCCGCTGGTCACCGACGACGAGGTGGCCGACTGGCAGGCCGAGCTGCTGGCCCGGCATCCGGGTGTGGCCACCGTCGAGTTCGGCGGCACCTACCCGTTCGCCCGGCTGGCCTACCGCGACCCCGACCTGCCGCTGTCGGTGTCGCTGGAGGCGTTCACCCCGCTGGTACCGGGTGACGTGGCGGCGAGTTCGATCCCGGCGGCGCTGTTCACGTTCACCCTGACCAACACCCAGCCCTACCCGGTGCACGGCACGCTGGGCGCCGCGGTGCAGAACTGCGTCGGCTGGGACGGTGTCAGCCCGATCCACGGCGTCGACGGGGCCGGTTACGGTGGCAACACCAACCGGCTGTTCCGCGACGCGGAGTGGACCGGGGTGGCGCTGGAGAACCACACCCTGGCGCCCGACGCACCGGGCGCCGGCCAGCTGGTGCTCGCCGCCGACGACCCGGCCGCGAGCGCGCTGGTGCAGTGGCGGCAACCGGAGGAGTTCCTGACCTTCCTGGGCTCCCGGGCGCTCGCCGACGGTACCGGCCGGCTCGCCAACACCGGCGCGGCGAACCCGGACCCGCAGCGGCACGCGCCCGCCGCGGCGCTCGGCGCGAGCCCGCCAGGAGCTACCTGGAACGCCGGCCTGGGCGTCGGGTTCCTGCTGGAGCCGGGGGAGCGGCGCACCATCCGGATCGCGCTGACCTGGCGCTTTCCCAACCGCTACGTCAACTTCGAGCAGTTCGGGCCGCCCCGGCCGCAGTGGGGGCTGTCCCGGTTCTGGCTGGGCAACCACTACGCCACCGTGTACCCCGACGCGATGGCGGCGCTCGACCACGTGCGCCGGGACTGGGCGGGGCTGCGCGCCGCGTCGCTGTCCTGGCCGCGCACGCTGGACCGCTCCAGCCTGTCCGACGATGCGGTCACCCAGTTCGCCGCGCAGCTGGCCACTGTGCGCAGCCCCACCTGCTTCCGCGGCGCGGACGGCCGCTTCTACGGCTTCGAGGGCGTCCTCGGCGCCTCCACCACCATGTGGTCCGGCGCGTACGGCGGGTCCTGCCCGCTCAACTGCAACCACGTGTGGAACTACGCCCAGGCCCTCGCCGCGTTCTTCCCCGGGCTGGAACGCGACATGCGGCGTACCGAGTTCGAGGTGATGCAGGCGCCCGCCGGGTACCTGCCGCACCGCCTGATCGCGCCCACCTACCTGCGGCAGCTCTGGGACGAACCGATCGGCGGCCCGGACACCCCGGCGCTGGACGGCATGCTCGGCGCGGTCCTCAAGACCTACCGGGAGTACCGCGCCTTCCCCGCCGGTGCGGCGACCTCGCCCGGCGCGGCGAGTGGGTCCGGCGCGGCGGCCGGGTCCGGCGCCGGCCTCGACTGGCTGCGCGGGTACTGGCCGAACCTGACCCGGCTGCTGGATCACGTCGAGCGGACGTGGCACACCGACGGCTCCGGGATGCTGACCGGGATCCAGCCCAGTACCCACGACATCGACCTGTGCGGGCACAACACCTTCATGGGCACCCTCTGGCTCGCCGCGCTGCGCGCCGCCGAGACGATGGCCGGGCTGGTCGGCGACGACGCGGCGAAGCGGCACTACCGCGCGCTGTTCGAGACCGGCAGCGCCGCCTACGACGCGGCGCTGTTCAACGGCGAGTACTACGAGCAGCGGTTGCTGCCCGGTGACCGGCCGGAGTTCCAGTGGGGCAGCGGCTGCCTGTCCGACCAGCTGATCGGGCAGTGGTGGGCGCACCAGCTCGACCTGGGCCACCTGCTGCCGGCCGCACACGTACGCAGCGCGCTCGCCGCGGTGGTCCGGCACAACCTGCGGCACGGCTTCGCCGGCTTCGACCACCCGTACCGGGTGTTCGCCGACGGCGACGACACCGGTCTGCTGGTGTGCAGCTGGCCGCGCGGCGGCCGGCCGGAGGTGCCCACCCGGTACGCCGACGAGGTCTGGACCGGCACCGAGTACCAGGTGGCCGCGCACTGCCTGGCCGAGGGGCTGGTCGAGCAGGGGCAGGCGATCCTCGCCGGGCTGTGGGGCCGCTACGACGGTCGGCGGCGCAACCCGTACAACGAGGTCGAGTGCGGTGACCACTACGTCCGGTCGCTGTCGGGCTGGTCCGCCCTGCAGGCGATGAGCGGGCTGCGACACGATAGCCTCGCCGGGGCGTGGACCTTCCGCATCCCCGATCCGGCCGCGCCGACGCTGCCGTTCCTCACCACCGACGGGTACGGCCTGCTGTCCGCGGGTCCGGACTCGTCGGTGTCGATCGAATGCACCGGCGGCACCCTGCACCTGCGCGAGCTGCGCATGACCCGGGAAGCCGGGCCGGCGGGCGGTGCCGGGGCGACGGTCGGACCGGCCGGTGCCCGGTGCCTGGTCGCGGTCGACGGCGTACCGGTCGAGGCGATCGGGCAGGGCGGGCCGGACGAGGTGCGCGTCGCGTTCCCGGCCGCGGTGCGGCTGGCCGCCGGCAGCACGCTGACGCTGACCGGGGTGGGGCAGGCGAGGGGATGA
- a CDS encoding LacI family DNA-binding transcriptional regulator translates to MVKIVDVAREAGTSVATVSRALNDNDRVDPRLAARVRAAAEKLGYRPNHLARSLRRQRSNLWLLIISDIEVAFFTSVARGVEDVAVANGYSVVLCNADEDETKESKYIQLAAAEHAAGVIISPHSTQTQIDRLAADSIPVVVIDRSLAAPVDWVMVDSRGGALAATEHLIRQGWQRPACVTGPRSAETAMLRRLGYEDALRAAGIRTRRVTHRSFHLDGGRAGAASLLDRDRPPDSFFVANAALALGVLQELHARGLRPGRDVGLICFDDAPWAPFIDPPISVVAQPAYRIGTQAATLLVDRIGGTAEGPPRRVVLGTDLILRESSVHP, encoded by the coding sequence ATGGTGAAGATCGTCGACGTGGCCCGCGAGGCGGGCACGTCGGTGGCCACGGTCTCGCGCGCCCTGAACGACAACGACCGGGTCGACCCGCGGCTGGCCGCGCGGGTGCGGGCCGCGGCGGAGAAGCTCGGGTACCGCCCCAACCACCTGGCCCGCAGCCTGCGCCGGCAGCGTTCCAACCTGTGGCTGCTGATCATCTCCGACATCGAGGTCGCGTTCTTCACCTCGGTGGCGCGCGGGGTGGAGGACGTCGCGGTCGCGAACGGCTACTCGGTGGTGCTGTGCAACGCCGACGAGGACGAGACGAAGGAGTCGAAGTACATCCAGCTCGCGGCGGCCGAGCACGCGGCCGGCGTGATCATCTCGCCGCACAGTACCCAGACCCAGATCGACCGGCTGGCCGCGGACTCGATCCCGGTGGTGGTCATCGACCGCAGCCTGGCCGCGCCGGTGGACTGGGTGATGGTCGACTCGCGGGGCGGCGCGCTCGCCGCCACCGAGCACCTGATCCGGCAGGGCTGGCAGCGGCCGGCCTGCGTGACCGGCCCGCGCTCGGCCGAGACCGCGATGCTGCGCCGGCTCGGCTACGAGGACGCGTTGCGGGCGGCGGGCATCCGGACCCGGCGGGTGACCCACCGCAGCTTCCACCTCGATGGCGGCCGGGCCGGGGCGGCGAGCCTGCTCGACCGGGACCGCCCACCGGACTCGTTCTTCGTCGCGAACGCGGCGCTGGCGCTGGGCGTCCTGCAGGAGTTGCACGCCCGGGGGCTGCGGCCGGGTCGCGACGTGGGGCTGATCTGCTTCGACGACGCGCCGTGGGCGCCGTTCATCGACCCGCCCATCTCGGTGGTCGCGCAGCCCGCGTACCGGATCGGTACCCAGGCGGCCACGCTGCTGGTGGACCGGATCGGCGGCACCGCGGAGGGCCCACCGCGGCGGGTGGTGCTGGGCACCGACCTGATCCTGCGGGAGAGCTCGGTGCATCCGTGA
- a CDS encoding malate dehydrogenase: MAQAPVNVTVTGAAGAIGYALLFRIASGQLLGADTPVRLRLLEIPQAVKAAEGTAMELDDCAFPLLAGVDITDNAKQAFDGVNVALLVGARPRSKGMERGDLLEANGGIFKPQGEAINAGAADDVKVLVVGNPANTNALIAQRHAPDVPAERFTAMTRLDHNRALSQLATKLGVAVTDITTMSIWGNHSATQYPDLFHAQVGGRSAAEQVDHAWLEETFIPTVAKRGAAIIEARGASSAASAANAAIDHVYDWVHGTDDWTSAGVVSDGSYGVPEGLISSFPVVARGGKYEIVPGLDIDEFSRARIDASVRELTEERDAVAKLGLI; the protein is encoded by the coding sequence ATGGCGCAGGCGCCTGTCAACGTGACCGTCACCGGAGCGGCCGGTGCGATCGGTTACGCCCTGCTGTTCCGCATCGCCTCCGGCCAGCTGCTCGGCGCGGACACGCCGGTACGGCTGCGGCTGCTGGAGATCCCACAGGCGGTCAAGGCGGCCGAGGGCACCGCGATGGAACTCGACGACTGCGCCTTCCCGCTGCTCGCCGGCGTCGACATCACCGACAACGCCAAGCAGGCGTTCGACGGGGTGAACGTCGCGCTGCTGGTCGGCGCCCGGCCGCGCAGCAAGGGCATGGAGCGCGGCGACCTGCTGGAGGCCAACGGCGGCATCTTCAAGCCGCAGGGCGAGGCGATCAACGCCGGCGCCGCCGACGACGTGAAGGTGCTCGTGGTCGGCAACCCGGCCAACACCAACGCGCTGATCGCGCAGCGGCACGCGCCGGACGTGCCGGCCGAGCGGTTCACCGCGATGACCCGGCTGGACCACAACCGGGCGCTGTCGCAGCTCGCCACCAAGCTCGGGGTCGCGGTCACCGACATCACCACGATGTCGATCTGGGGCAACCACTCCGCCACCCAGTACCCCGACCTGTTCCACGCCCAGGTCGGCGGGCGCAGCGCCGCCGAGCAGGTCGACCACGCGTGGCTGGAGGAGACGTTCATCCCCACCGTGGCCAAGCGCGGTGCGGCGATCATCGAGGCGCGCGGCGCGTCGTCCGCCGCCTCCGCCGCGAACGCCGCCATCGACCACGTGTACGACTGGGTGCACGGCACCGACGACTGGACCTCCGCCGGTGTCGTCTCCGACGGGTCCTACGGGGTGCCCGAGGGGCTGATCTCCTCGTTCCCGGTCGTCGCCCGTGGCGGCAAGTACGAGATCGTTCCGGGGCTCGACATCGACGAGTTCTCCCGGGCCCGCATCGACGCCTCGGTGCGCGAGCTGACCGAGGAGCGCGACGCGGTCGCCAAGCTCGGCCTGATCTGA
- a CDS encoding SDR family NAD(P)-dependent oxidoreductase: protein MGTLDGQIALVTGSSRGIGAGIAAELARQGAAVAVHGRDAAAVADVVARLRDAGGSALGVTGDVTRLDDIEAIRARLEAELGPVRILVANAGGSPTPPAVLEDISEQDWRAGVDTNLLATFLTLKCFLPGMKQRRAGSIVTISSAAGRRAHPRSPMAYAAAKAGIDLLTQQVAAQAGPYGIRANCVAPETIMTERNARMIPAGQQETLTEMHPLRRLGTPDDVARAVAFLVADGADWITGTVLDVAGGAVMV, encoded by the coding sequence ATGGGAACTCTGGACGGACAGATCGCACTGGTCACCGGCAGCTCGCGCGGCATCGGCGCCGGCATCGCCGCCGAACTCGCCCGACAGGGCGCCGCCGTCGCCGTGCACGGCAGGGACGCCGCGGCCGTCGCCGACGTGGTGGCGCGGCTGCGGGACGCGGGCGGCAGCGCACTCGGGGTCACCGGCGACGTCACCCGACTCGACGACATCGAGGCCATCCGGGCCCGGCTCGAGGCCGAGCTGGGGCCGGTGCGCATCCTGGTGGCCAACGCCGGCGGCAGTCCCACGCCGCCCGCGGTGCTGGAGGACATCAGCGAGCAGGACTGGCGGGCCGGTGTGGACACCAACCTGCTCGCCACGTTCCTGACGCTCAAGTGCTTCCTGCCCGGCATGAAGCAGCGCCGGGCCGGCAGCATCGTCACGATCTCGTCGGCCGCCGGCCGGCGGGCCCACCCGCGCTCGCCGATGGCGTACGCCGCGGCCAAGGCGGGCATCGACCTGCTCACCCAGCAGGTCGCCGCGCAGGCCGGGCCGTACGGGATCCGAGCCAACTGCGTCGCCCCGGAGACGATCATGACCGAGCGCAACGCCCGGATGATCCCGGCCGGGCAGCAGGAGACGCTGACCGAGATGCACCCGCTGCGCCGGCTCGGCACCCCGGACGACGTGGCGCGGGCGGTCGCCTTCCTGGTCGCGGACGGCGCGGACTGGATCACCGGTACCGTCCTCGACGTCGCCGGCGGCGCGGTCATGGTGTGA
- a CDS encoding ATP-dependent DNA ligase has translation MRLPVMPPVAPMLAKPVKQIPEGELCYEPKWDGFRSIFFRDGAEVEIGSRNERPMTRYFPELVAAALAQLPERCVIDGEIILVAASGDRLDFDALQQRIHPAKSRVTLLSETTPARFVAFDLLALDDTDYTDRPFAQRRATLREALAGARAPIHVTAATTEPAVAKRWFEQFEGAGLDGVVAKRLDGRYEPDKRTMFKIKHERTADCVVAGYRLHKSGPDRIGSLLLGLYDDAGELVSVGVIGAFPMARRAELFTELQPLVTDFDDHPWAWAKQQEGTRTPRNAEGSRWSGGKDLTFVPLRPERVVEVRYEHMEGVRFRHTAQFVRWRPDRDPRSCTYEQLDEPARYDLNDVLAEPL, from the coding sequence ATGCGACTGCCTGTGATGCCCCCGGTGGCGCCGATGCTGGCCAAGCCGGTGAAGCAGATCCCGGAGGGCGAGCTGTGCTACGAGCCGAAGTGGGACGGCTTCCGGTCGATCTTCTTCCGGGACGGCGCCGAGGTGGAGATCGGCAGCCGCAACGAACGCCCGATGACCCGCTACTTTCCCGAGCTGGTCGCCGCGGCGCTGGCGCAGCTGCCCGAGCGGTGCGTGATCGACGGTGAGATCATCCTGGTCGCGGCGAGCGGCGACCGACTCGACTTCGACGCGCTGCAGCAGCGGATCCACCCGGCGAAGAGCCGGGTCACGCTGCTGTCCGAGACCACCCCGGCCCGGTTCGTCGCCTTCGACCTGCTCGCGCTCGACGACACCGACTACACCGACCGCCCGTTCGCGCAGCGCCGCGCGACGCTGCGGGAGGCGCTCGCAGGCGCCCGCGCGCCGATCCACGTCACCGCCGCGACCACCGAGCCGGCGGTGGCGAAACGCTGGTTCGAGCAGTTCGAGGGCGCCGGGCTGGACGGCGTGGTGGCGAAGCGGCTGGACGGCCGGTACGAGCCGGACAAGCGGACCATGTTCAAGATCAAGCACGAGCGGACCGCGGACTGCGTGGTCGCCGGGTACCGGCTGCACAAGTCGGGCCCGGACCGGATCGGCTCGCTGCTGCTCGGCTTGTACGACGACGCGGGCGAGCTGGTGAGCGTCGGGGTGATCGGGGCGTTCCCGATGGCCCGCCGGGCGGAGCTGTTCACCGAGTTGCAGCCGCTGGTGACCGACTTCGACGACCATCCGTGGGCCTGGGCGAAGCAGCAGGAGGGGACCCGTACCCCGCGCAACGCCGAGGGCAGCCGGTGGTCCGGCGGCAAGGACCTGACGTTCGTCCCGCTGCGGCCCGAACGGGTGGTCGAGGTGCGCTACGAGCACATGGAGGGCGTCCGGTTCCGGCACACCGCCCAGTTCGTCCGGTGGCGGCCGGACCGCGACCCGCGCTCCTGCACGTACGAGCAGCTGGACGAGCCGGCGCGCTACGACCTCAACGACGTGCTGGCCGAGCCGCTCTAG
- a CDS encoding MFS transporter: MTTILARIRRRDGGGRDADRFDRRLIAPMLLGSILNPVNSSIIAVSLVPIGVAFGAPPAQTAWLVSALYLATSIGQPVVGRLIDLYGPRRLYLAGATLVGVAGALGTAAPDLGVLVAARVLLGFGTCAGYPAAMYLIRSEATRTGRDSPAAVLTALAVASQTIAVIGPTLGGLLIGVGGWRATFALNIPLAGASLLLGALRLPRTPPRARSADQRLTRLVDLAGMALFAAALVALLLFLMSPAVRHLYLAAIAVAAAAGFAVRELRARTPFIDLRVLGGNAPLLASYARALLAMTVGYAVLYGFTQWLEDGRGLTATGAGLVLLFLSLSSLAVSAVTGRRAEIRGKLVVGALTQLAAGLLLLFAATAGSPIWLLLAIAVVAGVPQGLNNLANQNAVYHQADPAQIGASAGLLRTFSYLGAIVASAANAGFLAHGADTAGLHHLAAFLVCVAALFLLVTLADRSLRRITGRPGSA; encoded by the coding sequence ATGACGACGATCCTGGCTCGGATCCGGCGCCGGGACGGCGGTGGCCGGGACGCCGACCGGTTCGACCGGCGGCTGATCGCACCGATGCTGCTCGGCTCGATCCTCAACCCGGTCAACTCGTCGATCATCGCCGTCTCGCTGGTGCCGATCGGTGTCGCGTTCGGTGCACCACCGGCGCAGACCGCCTGGCTGGTCTCCGCGCTGTACCTGGCGACCTCGATCGGACAACCGGTCGTCGGCCGGCTGATCGACCTGTACGGGCCGCGCCGGCTCTACCTCGCCGGTGCCACCCTGGTCGGAGTCGCCGGAGCCCTCGGTACCGCCGCGCCCGACCTCGGCGTGCTGGTCGCAGCCCGGGTACTGCTCGGGTTCGGCACCTGCGCCGGCTACCCGGCCGCGATGTACCTGATCCGCAGCGAGGCCACCCGGACCGGCCGGGACAGCCCGGCCGCCGTGCTCACCGCGCTCGCCGTGGCCAGCCAGACCATCGCGGTCATCGGGCCCACCCTCGGCGGCCTGCTCATCGGCGTCGGCGGCTGGCGCGCCACGTTCGCGCTCAACATCCCGCTCGCCGGCGCCAGCCTGCTGCTCGGCGCGCTGCGGCTGCCGCGCACACCGCCGCGGGCCCGCAGCGCCGACCAGCGGCTGACCCGGCTCGTCGATCTCGCCGGGATGGCGCTGTTCGCCGCGGCGCTGGTCGCGCTGCTGCTGTTCCTGATGAGCCCCGCGGTGCGGCACCTGTACCTGGCGGCGATCGCCGTCGCCGCCGCGGCCGGCTTCGCGGTGCGCGAGCTGCGTGCCCGTACCCCGTTCATCGACCTGCGGGTGCTGGGCGGCAACGCCCCGCTGCTCGCGAGCTACGCGCGGGCGCTGCTGGCGATGACCGTCGGCTACGCCGTGCTGTACGGGTTCACCCAGTGGCTGGAGGACGGCCGCGGTCTGACCGCGACCGGCGCCGGGCTGGTCCTGCTTTTCCTGTCGCTCTCCTCGCTCGCGGTCTCGGCCGTCACCGGCCGGCGAGCCGAGATCCGCGGCAAGCTCGTCGTCGGCGCGCTCACCCAGCTCGCGGCCGGTCTGCTGCTGCTGTTCGCGGCCACCGCCGGCAGCCCGATCTGGTTGCTGCTGGCCATCGCCGTGGTGGCCGGGGTCCCGCAGGGACTCAACAACCTCGCCAACCAGAACGCGGTCTACCACCAGGCCGACCCGGCCCAGATCGGCGCGTCCGCCGGGCTGCTGCGCACCTTCAGCTACCTCGGTGCGATCGTGGCGTCCGCGGCGAACGCCGGATTCCTCGCGCACGGCGCCGACACCGCCGGGCTGCACCACCTCGCCGCGTTCCTGGTCTGCGTCGCCGCGCTGTTCCTGCTCGTCACCCTCGCCGACCGGTCGCTTCGCCGAATCACCGGCCGGCCCGGCAGCGCCTAG
- a CDS encoding SseB family protein: protein MAEFEPVNDLERQMREALAAGDQEEYLRMLSGAELVLPVGEDDRTVWPTMVADGRTFVAAYTSTAAMVVSTVGQYEQGRPVRFRDLVDDWPDPGWSLVVDPGLVLAAHLPASLIRQIAGGEFAVTEPEPPVEVPPHDPWAPEQATGWPPNAEPALAELDEAAVPTVMQKAVPPNQVRFYLDKGYDWVAGYVHRWQDAAELETVPDIVRNLGLGYPGSPFAVTDSSLFLLRWTAYRAELYRTPLGATDDDRLAEVPGGWVVEHPPFAGNGQVAGSRLAIPEFKIHSMRLPHQAEMWRIDAAGEHTFVAVYDADERRWLVNRELVGEQ, encoded by the coding sequence GTGGCGGAGTTCGAGCCGGTGAACGACCTGGAACGGCAGATGCGGGAGGCGCTGGCCGCCGGGGACCAGGAGGAGTACCTGCGCATGCTGTCCGGCGCCGAGCTGGTGCTGCCGGTCGGCGAGGACGACCGCACGGTGTGGCCGACGATGGTTGCCGACGGCCGCACCTTCGTCGCGGCGTACACCTCGACGGCGGCGATGGTCGTCTCCACCGTCGGCCAGTACGAGCAGGGGCGGCCGGTGCGGTTCCGCGACCTGGTCGACGACTGGCCCGATCCGGGCTGGTCGCTGGTGGTCGACCCGGGGTTGGTGCTCGCCGCGCACCTGCCGGCGAGCCTGATCCGGCAGATCGCCGGCGGCGAGTTCGCGGTCACCGAGCCCGAGCCGCCCGTCGAGGTGCCGCCGCACGACCCGTGGGCCCCGGAGCAGGCCACCGGCTGGCCGCCGAACGCCGAACCGGCGCTCGCCGAGCTCGACGAGGCGGCGGTACCGACCGTGATGCAGAAGGCGGTGCCGCCCAACCAGGTCCGGTTCTACCTGGACAAGGGGTACGACTGGGTGGCCGGCTACGTGCACCGCTGGCAGGACGCCGCGGAGCTGGAGACCGTCCCGGACATCGTGCGCAACCTGGGCCTGGGGTACCCGGGCTCGCCGTTCGCGGTGACCGACAGCTCGCTGTTCCTGCTGCGCTGGACGGCCTACCGCGCCGAGCTGTACCGCACCCCGCTCGGCGCCACCGACGACGACCGGCTCGCCGAGGTGCCGGGCGGCTGGGTGGTGGAACACCCGCCGTTCGCCGGAAACGGGCAGGTCGCCGGGTCCCGGCTGGCCATCCCCGAGTTCAAGATCCACAGCATGCGGCTGCCGCACCAGGCGGAGATGTGGCGCATCGACGCGGCCGGCGAGCACACCTTCGTCGCGGTGTACGACGCCGACGAGCGGCGCTGGCTGGTCAACCGAGAACTGGTGGGGGAGCAGTGA